The Solibacillus sp. FSL W7-1436 genome window below encodes:
- a CDS encoding carbon-nitrogen family hydrolase codes for MKIGCIQLNVGFGKVDENYERAEKFIREAAAGGAEIIVLPEMWNTGYALEKLEELADENGERTKAFLSSLSKELAVHIVGGSVSVKRDDKFYNTMYTYNRDGELVGEYSKVHLFRLMDEHLYLESGSDMNRFALGELEAGGAICYDIRFPEWLRSHALDGAKVLFIPAQWPTPRIDHWKILLQARAIENQCFVVAVNRIARKVENFNGQSMIIGPWGEVLWTGADDEELAIIEVDFSTVDEVRGRIPVYEDRRPGLYEKVIKE; via the coding sequence ATGAAAATCGGTTGTATTCAATTGAATGTTGGTTTTGGCAAGGTAGATGAAAACTATGAACGCGCGGAGAAATTTATTCGCGAAGCGGCAGCAGGCGGCGCTGAAATTATCGTATTACCGGAAATGTGGAATACGGGCTATGCGCTCGAAAAACTGGAAGAGCTGGCAGATGAAAATGGTGAACGTACGAAAGCCTTTTTAAGCAGTCTTTCAAAAGAATTGGCGGTACATATTGTAGGTGGATCAGTATCGGTGAAGCGTGATGATAAGTTTTACAATACGATGTATACGTACAATCGCGATGGTGAATTAGTCGGCGAGTACAGTAAAGTGCATTTATTCCGTTTAATGGATGAGCATCTGTATTTGGAATCCGGCAGTGACATGAACCGTTTCGCATTAGGTGAGCTCGAAGCGGGCGGTGCAATTTGCTATGATATTCGCTTCCCGGAATGGCTGCGTTCTCATGCGTTAGATGGTGCTAAGGTGCTGTTCATTCCAGCACAATGGCCGACACCACGTATCGATCACTGGAAAATATTACTGCAGGCGCGAGCAATTGAAAACCAGTGCTTCGTCGTTGCGGTAAACCGTATTGCCCGTAAAGTGGAAAACTTCAATGGCCAGTCAATGATTATCGGGCCATGGGGTGAGGTACTTTGGACAGGTGCAGACGATGAGGAGCTGGCGATTATTGAGGTTGATTTTTCAACGGTCGATGAAGTGCGCGGCCGCATCCCTGTATACGAAGATCGCCGTCCGGGTCTCTATGAAAAAGTAATAAAAGAATAA
- a CDS encoding Y-family DNA polymerase, with product MYENAPERSIICIDMRSFYASCIASVENLNVMEVPIAIVGNFQQKGSVVLAASPPMKKRFNIRTGSRLYEIPPHPDIRLFEPRMSLFIRISMEITRLFNEFVPKEAIHVYSVDESFIDLTGTEKLWGPPEETAKYIQQLVYNQFEIPCAVGFGPNMLMAKLALDIEAKKTGFAKWTYNDVPEKLWPIMPLSTMWGIGGRTERTLNHMGIYSVYDLAHADLALLEKRFGVLGNQLYYHAWGIDHSTVGAPIMQGQISFGKGQMLMRDYRSRKEILVVLLEMCEDVARRAREAKKIGRTISLGLSYSKDAFGGGFHRSRTIDEPTNDTLKIFEVCKQLFDEFYAERPARKVTITLSNIESEYSMQLSLFDEMRWRNRRLGETMDRLRTKYGTTAILRAVSYTEAGTALTRAKLVGGHKQ from the coding sequence ATGTATGAAAATGCGCCGGAACGTTCGATTATTTGTATTGATATGCGCAGTTTTTATGCAAGCTGTATTGCATCGGTTGAAAATTTAAATGTAATGGAAGTCCCGATTGCGATTGTCGGAAATTTTCAGCAAAAGGGGAGTGTTGTGCTTGCAGCGTCCCCTCCGATGAAAAAACGCTTTAATATTCGTACAGGTTCGCGATTATACGAAATTCCGCCACATCCGGATATTCGTCTTTTTGAGCCGCGGATGTCGTTATTTATTCGCATATCAATGGAAATTACACGCCTGTTCAACGAGTTTGTTCCAAAAGAGGCCATTCATGTATATAGCGTCGACGAAAGTTTTATCGATTTAACCGGAACCGAAAAGTTATGGGGACCGCCCGAAGAAACGGCAAAATACATTCAGCAGCTCGTTTACAATCAATTTGAAATTCCGTGTGCAGTCGGTTTTGGGCCGAATATGCTGATGGCAAAACTGGCGCTCGACATCGAAGCAAAAAAGACGGGATTTGCGAAATGGACATATAATGATGTACCGGAAAAACTGTGGCCGATCATGCCGCTGTCCACGATGTGGGGCATCGGCGGCCGTACAGAAAGAACGCTGAATCATATGGGCATATACTCTGTCTATGATTTGGCACATGCTGATTTAGCGTTACTTGAAAAGCGTTTCGGAGTTCTTGGGAACCAGCTTTATTACCATGCTTGGGGAATCGATCACTCGACAGTCGGTGCGCCAATTATGCAAGGACAGATCAGCTTCGGTAAAGGGCAGATGCTGATGCGCGATTATCGCAGTCGAAAGGAAATTTTAGTCGTATTGCTGGAAATGTGTGAAGATGTGGCAAGGCGTGCGCGGGAAGCGAAAAAAATCGGCCGGACGATTTCATTGGGACTAAGTTACAGTAAGGATGCTTTCGGAGGCGGGTTTCACCGTTCACGCACAATCGATGAGCCGACAAACGATACACTGAAAATTTTTGAAGTGTGCAAGCAGCTGTTCGACGAATTTTACGCCGAACGACCGGCACGTAAAGTTACGATTACATTAAGCAATATTGAAAGTGAATATTCAATGCAGCTCAGCCTGTTCGATGAGATGCGTTGGCGCAACCGCAGGCTTGGGGAAACGATGGACCGTTTACGTACAAAATACGGCACAACAGCGATATTGCGTGCGGTTTCCTATACGGAAGCGGGCACTGCACTGACGCGGGCTAAATTAGTAGGCGGGCATAAACAATAA
- a CDS encoding IS110 family transposase, whose protein sequence is MNFNTNDKINQVSENTLVIGIDIAKHKHYACAIDDRGRVLQKSFPIMQSRIGFENFYERLMALKAAYDKQEILIGFEPTGHYWMNLAAFLTNYGIPFVMVNPMHVNRSKELDDNLQTKNDQKDALVIARLMRDGRFSYPRHLEGIEAELRNGATLRSKIQEDLNALQNRIIRWLDRFFPEFTQVFKSFGKMAYAVLEMTPLPTDIVGKSPEELLFLYRQVDGMKSPQLPKAKQLVEVAESSIGLTEGLVMAKFEIATLLSQHKLMHAQLDELTAQLVELAKQMMEYEYLASVPGIGDVTIVDLLSEVGSLAQYTHPRQLIKLAGLTLRENSSGQQKGQKRISKRGRRKLRALLFRVMMPLILHNPAFKQLHEYYTTRTVNPLRKKQSIVVLCGKLLKVLHALCKRKTLFNEHQMMNDFARLQTAA, encoded by the coding sequence ATGAATTTTAATACGAATGACAAAATTAATCAAGTTTCTGAAAATACTCTAGTTATCGGCATCGACATTGCTAAACATAAACATTATGCTTGTGCAATTGATGATCGAGGTCGTGTGCTCCAAAAATCATTTCCAATCATGCAATCACGTATTGGGTTTGAAAACTTTTATGAACGCCTAATGGCGCTCAAAGCAGCTTATGACAAACAAGAAATTCTCATTGGGTTTGAGCCAACAGGCCATTACTGGATGAACTTAGCTGCGTTTTTGACGAACTATGGAATTCCATTCGTAATGGTTAATCCAATGCACGTTAATCGCTCGAAGGAATTAGATGACAACCTGCAAACGAAGAATGACCAAAAGGATGCGCTAGTCATTGCTCGCCTTATGAGAGACGGTCGTTTCAGCTATCCCCGTCATCTCGAAGGAATCGAGGCTGAGTTACGAAATGGAGCAACATTACGTTCAAAGATTCAAGAAGATTTAAATGCCTTACAAAATCGCATTATTCGTTGGTTGGATCGCTTTTTCCCTGAATTCACACAAGTGTTTAAAAGCTTTGGGAAAATGGCCTATGCGGTGCTCGAAATGACACCGTTGCCAACAGATATTGTAGGAAAATCACCAGAAGAATTACTATTTTTATATCGCCAGGTAGACGGCATGAAAAGCCCACAGCTACCTAAGGCAAAGCAATTAGTCGAGGTTGCAGAAAGCTCAATTGGGCTGACAGAAGGTTTAGTGATGGCCAAATTCGAAATCGCCACGCTTCTTTCACAGCATAAATTGATGCACGCTCAACTTGACGAATTAACAGCTCAGCTCGTAGAGCTAGCCAAACAAATGATGGAATATGAATATTTAGCATCGGTACCTGGAATCGGGGATGTCACGATTGTCGATTTACTATCAGAGGTTGGTTCTTTAGCGCAATATACACATCCACGCCAATTAATTAAACTAGCGGGACTCACATTGCGTGAAAACTCTTCTGGTCAGCAAAAAGGACAAAAACGGATTTCCAAGCGAGGTAGAAGAAAACTACGCGCCCTTCTGTTCCGAGTCATGATGCCGTTAATCTTGCATAATCCAGCCTTTAAGCAATTACATGAATATTACACAACGCGCACGGTCAATCCGCTCCGAAAGAAGCAATCAATTGTGGTACTGTGTGGCAAGTTATTGAAAGTTTTACATGCCTTGTGCAAGAGAAAAACATTGTTTAACGAACACCAAATGATGAACGATTTCGCCCGTCTTCAAACGGCTGCCTAA
- a CDS encoding YolD-like family protein — protein sequence MNKDRGTIKWSAMMLPEHVKLLRDWQEEDSIVTRPQLDEAQLEQINSNLQRAYTEHCPIQLKVWEQTGLYTVSGSIQRINIHEQYVKLTNSEKIQFHHIYEALLDE from the coding sequence ATGAACAAAGATAGAGGAACAATTAAATGGAGCGCAATGATGCTGCCGGAGCATGTCAAACTATTGCGTGATTGGCAAGAAGAGGACTCAATTGTTACCCGACCCCAACTCGACGAAGCCCAGTTAGAACAAATTAATAGTAACCTGCAGCGAGCCTACACAGAGCATTGCCCGATTCAACTAAAAGTATGGGAGCAAACAGGCCTCTATACAGTTTCCGGGTCAATTCAAAGAATCAACATCCACGAACAATACGTAAAATTGACAAACAGCGAAAAAATTCAATTCCACCATATTTATGAAGCACTCTTGGATGAATAG
- a CDS encoding L-threonine 3-dehydrogenase, whose translation MKKIMVTGALGQIGSELVEKLRHTYGTDNVLATDIRKIDQHEGPFEVLDVTDGKRMHTLAHDFGADTMIHMAALLSATAEKNPVFAWNLNMGGLMNALEVARELDMQFFTPSSIGAFGPSTPKDNTPQDTLQRPTTMYGVNKVAGELLCDYYYTRFGLDTRGVRFPGLISYVTPPGGGTTDYAVDIYYKAIAEGRYTSYIAEGTYMDMMYMPDALQAIVDLMEADPAKLVHRNAFNISAMSFEPSQIAAEIKKHIPDFTMDYEVDPVRQAIADSWPNAIDSSAAIEEWGFKASYDLEKMTVDMLEKLKVRLAQNAI comes from the coding sequence TTGAAGAAAATTATGGTGACCGGTGCTTTAGGTCAAATTGGTTCGGAATTAGTAGAGAAATTACGCCATACGTATGGCACAGATAATGTATTGGCAACAGATATTCGAAAAATTGATCAGCATGAAGGTCCATTTGAAGTATTGGATGTAACAGATGGGAAACGCATGCACACACTTGCCCATGATTTTGGTGCAGACACGATGATCCACATGGCTGCATTACTCTCGGCAACAGCAGAAAAAAATCCGGTATTTGCCTGGAATTTAAATATGGGCGGTTTAATGAATGCACTTGAGGTGGCACGTGAACTGGATATGCAGTTTTTCACACCGAGTTCAATCGGCGCATTCGGTCCTTCTACGCCAAAGGACAATACACCACAAGATACGCTGCAGCGTCCAACAACGATGTACGGTGTCAATAAAGTAGCAGGCGAGTTATTATGCGACTACTACTACACGCGCTTTGGACTGGATACACGCGGTGTCCGTTTCCCGGGGCTGATTTCTTATGTGACACCACCTGGTGGAGGAACGACGGACTATGCGGTAGATATTTACTATAAAGCAATTGCGGAAGGACGTTACACATCGTATATTGCAGAAGGCACGTATATGGATATGATGTATATGCCGGATGCACTGCAGGCCATTGTTGATTTAATGGAAGCAGACCCGGCAAAGCTTGTGCACCGCAATGCATTCAATATTTCGGCGATGAGCTTTGAGCCGTCTCAAATCGCAGCCGAAATTAAAAAGCATATTCCAGACTTCACAATGGATTATGAGGTGGACCCGGTCCGTCAGGCCATTGCCGACAGCTGGCCAAATGCAATCGACTCATCAGCAGCGATTGAGGAGTGGGGCTTTAAAGCAAGCTACGACCTGGAAAAAATGACGGTCGATATGCTGGAAAAGCTGAAAGTACGACTAGCACAAAACGCCATTTAA